In Streptomyces sp. NBC_00414, a single window of DNA contains:
- a CDS encoding helix-turn-helix domain-containing protein — MVRHPLAPEQIEAGRRLGAALRTARAGRSPVEVASAAEISPETLRKIETGRMPTPAFGTIVRLSEVLGVPLPELASVWRTDPALSAAS; from the coding sequence ATGGTCCGCCATCCGCTCGCCCCCGAACAGATCGAGGCGGGCCGACGTCTCGGGGCAGCGTTGCGCACCGCCCGGGCCGGCCGCAGTCCCGTCGAAGTGGCCTCGGCGGCGGAGATCTCGCCGGAGACCCTCCGCAAGATCGAGACCGGCCGCATGCCGACGCCCGCGTTCGGCACCATCGTCCGGCTCAGCGAGGTACTCGGCGTACCCCTGCCCGAACTCGCCAGCGTCTGGCGCACCGATCCCGCCCTGAGCGCGGCCTCCTAG
- a CDS encoding Type 1 glutamine amidotransferase-like domain-containing protein translates to MNLLLTASGLRNETQRDALREMLGKPFESANVVFVPTASVAEPGDHGWVVEDINRLRGLGWREFDILELNGLPRRMVLDRLLHADVIYVEGGNHYHLARSITGNGLADGFLEALENRVYVGVSAGSMIFSRNLTAHSADVIGDAADLHVLGATTVEPPFGLFDWYLKPHLDSPDFPERDDAWADAIAGRADFPIYFIDDETALRVRDGKVDVVTEGRWRFHP, encoded by the coding sequence ATGAACCTTTTGTTGACGGCGAGTGGTCTGCGCAACGAGACCCAGCGGGACGCGCTGCGGGAGATGCTGGGCAAGCCGTTCGAATCGGCGAACGTCGTGTTCGTTCCCACGGCGTCGGTCGCCGAGCCCGGGGACCACGGGTGGGTCGTCGAGGACATCAACCGCCTGCGGGGCCTGGGCTGGCGGGAGTTCGACATCCTGGAGCTGAACGGCCTGCCCCGGCGGATGGTGCTCGACCGGCTGCTGCACGCCGACGTCATCTACGTCGAGGGCGGCAATCACTACCACCTCGCGCGCAGCATCACCGGCAACGGCCTGGCCGACGGGTTCCTGGAGGCGCTGGAGAACCGGGTCTACGTGGGGGTCAGCGCCGGATCGATGATCTTCAGCCGCAACCTCACCGCACACTCCGCCGACGTCATCGGGGACGCCGCTGACCTGCACGTGCTCGGCGCGACGACCGTGGAGCCGCCGTTCGGTCTCTTCGACTGGTATCTCAAGCCCCACCTGGACTCGCCGGACTTCCCCGAGCGGGACGACGCCTGGGCCGACGCCATCGCCGGGCGGGCGGACTTCCCGATCTACTTCATCGACGACGAGACGGCCCTTCGTGTCAGGGACGGCAAGGTGGATGTCGTGACCGAGGGCCGGTGGCGGTTCCACC
- the mmuM gene encoding homocysteine S-methyltransferase has protein sequence MTSDSSPAASPGSARSLADALATRTVVLDGGMSNQLRSAGHDLSDELWSARLLVERPEAITEAHLAYFEAGADVAITSSYQATFEGFARRGISGERAAGLLALSVGLAREAARQAGAKGVRRPRWVAASVGPYGAMLADGSEYRGRYGLSVAELERFHRPRVEVLAEAGPDVLALETVPDVDEARALLRAVRGLGVPAWLSYSVAGDRTRAGQPLEEAFAVAADADEVIAVGVNCCAPEDVDAAVATAARVTGKPVVVYPNSGETWEAEARAWRGRATFAPERVVGWERGGARLIGGCCRVGPGAVAAIASAVGAR, from the coding sequence ATGACCAGCGACAGCTCTCCCGCGGCCTCCCCCGGCTCCGCCCGCTCCCTCGCCGACGCCCTCGCCACCCGCACGGTCGTTCTCGACGGCGGCATGTCCAACCAGCTCAGGTCCGCCGGGCACGATCTGAGCGACGAGCTGTGGTCGGCGCGGCTGCTCGTGGAGCGGCCGGAGGCGATCACCGAGGCGCACCTCGCCTACTTCGAGGCGGGCGCGGACGTGGCGATCACGTCCAGCTACCAGGCGACCTTCGAGGGCTTCGCCCGCCGTGGCATCTCCGGGGAGCGCGCGGCCGGGCTGCTCGCGCTGAGCGTCGGACTCGCGCGGGAGGCGGCCCGGCAGGCCGGGGCGAAAGGCGTCCGCCGGCCCAGGTGGGTGGCCGCGTCGGTGGGCCCGTACGGGGCGATGCTCGCGGACGGCTCCGAGTACCGGGGGCGGTACGGGCTGAGCGTGGCCGAGTTGGAGCGCTTCCACCGGCCGCGGGTGGAGGTACTGGCGGAGGCGGGTCCTGACGTCCTGGCCCTGGAGACCGTGCCTGACGTCGACGAGGCGAGGGCGCTGCTGAGGGCGGTGCGCGGGCTCGGCGTACCGGCGTGGCTGTCGTACAGCGTCGCCGGTGACCGGACGCGGGCCGGGCAGCCGCTGGAGGAGGCCTTCGCGGTGGCCGCCGACGCCGACGAGGTGATCGCGGTCGGCGTCAACTGCTGTGCCCCCGAGGACGTGGACGCCGCGGTGGCGACCGCCGCGCGGGTCACCGGCAAACCGGTCGTCGTCTATCCGAACAGCGGGGAGACGTGGGAGGCGGAGGCGCGGGCGTGGCGGGGGCGCGCCACGTTCGCGCCTGAGCGGGTCGTCGGCTGGGAGCGGGGTGGGGCGCGGTTGATCGGCGGATGCTGTCGGGTGGGGCCGGGGGCGGTTGCCGCTATCGCCTCCGCCGTGGGGGCCCGGTGA
- a CDS encoding ThuA domain-containing protein, with protein MRTYLKAALGLFVGATLCLTPQATALPDAVGRSVTGSATAEARPLAAADPAYKILVFSKTAGFRHDSIDEGIAALRGLGGANNFTVDATEDAGTFTTGNLAQYKSVVFLSTTGDVLNAAQQTAFESYVQGGGGYVGIHAAADTEYDWPFYEGLAGALFHSHPAIQSATVKVEDRAHDATAHLGSTWQRTDEWYNYRTNPRTTAHVLASLDESSYSGGNMSGDHPIAWCKDYQGGRSFYTGGGHTAESYDDPAFRRHLLGGIRWASGMTDADCRPETGYTSLLNGSSTTGWKQAGPGQFSLADGTLTSVGGMGLFWYNAQEFTGDYSLKLDWRMAGDDNSGIFIGFPASDDPWSAVNNGYEIQIDATDTVDRTTGSVYGFKSADVAARDAALNPPGEWNTYELRVTGERLEIFLNGRKINDFTNTDPVRSLRQGHIGLQNHGDGDDVSFRNIRVKRAGGQDPGPRSGEVKGVNGKCLDIDNAQTADGTKVQIWTCNSSAAQKWTLPGDGTLRALGKCLDVSGGGNADGTKIQLWTCNGSGAQAWTPQTDGTVRNPQSGKCMDASGGTWNDGTAVHLWTCHTNANQKWTLP; from the coding sequence ATGCGTACTTACCTGAAAGCGGCCCTCGGCCTGTTCGTGGGCGCCACGCTCTGTCTGACCCCGCAGGCCACGGCACTGCCCGACGCCGTGGGCCGGTCCGTCACCGGATCGGCGACCGCTGAGGCACGGCCGCTCGCGGCGGCCGACCCGGCGTACAAGATCCTCGTCTTCTCCAAGACTGCGGGCTTCCGCCACGACTCGATCGACGAGGGCATCGCGGCCCTGCGCGGCCTCGGCGGCGCGAACAACTTCACCGTGGACGCGACCGAGGACGCGGGGACCTTCACGACCGGCAACCTCGCCCAGTACAAGAGCGTCGTCTTCCTGTCGACGACGGGCGACGTGCTGAACGCCGCCCAGCAGACGGCCTTCGAGAGTTACGTCCAGGGCGGCGGCGGTTACGTCGGGATCCACGCCGCCGCCGACACCGAGTACGACTGGCCCTTCTACGAGGGTCTGGCCGGCGCGCTCTTCCACTCGCATCCGGCGATCCAGTCCGCCACGGTCAAGGTGGAGGACCGGGCGCACGACGCCACCGCCCATCTGGGCAGCACCTGGCAGCGCACCGACGAGTGGTACAACTACCGCACCAATCCCCGTACCACCGCCCATGTCCTGGCCTCGCTCGACGAGTCCAGCTACTCGGGCGGGAACATGTCCGGGGACCATCCGATCGCCTGGTGCAAGGACTACCAGGGCGGCCGGTCCTTCTACACGGGCGGCGGGCACACCGCCGAGTCGTACGACGATCCCGCTTTCCGGCGCCACCTCCTCGGCGGCATCCGCTGGGCCTCCGGGATGACGGACGCCGACTGCCGCCCGGAGACCGGCTACACCTCGCTGTTAAACGGCTCTTCCACCACCGGCTGGAAGCAGGCGGGACCGGGGCAGTTCAGCCTCGCGGACGGCACGCTCACCTCCGTGGGCGGGATGGGGCTGTTCTGGTACAACGCCCAGGAGTTCACCGGTGACTACTCCCTGAAGCTCGACTGGCGGATGGCCGGGGACGACAACTCCGGGATCTTCATCGGCTTCCCGGCCTCCGACGACCCGTGGTCCGCGGTGAACAACGGTTACGAGATCCAGATCGACGCCACCGACACCGTCGACCGCACCACGGGCTCCGTCTACGGCTTCAAGTCCGCCGACGTCGCCGCACGGGACGCGGCGCTGAACCCACCGGGTGAGTGGAACACCTACGAACTCCGGGTCACCGGCGAGCGGTTGGAGATCTTCCTCAACGGCCGCAAGATCAACGACTTCACCAACACCGACCCCGTACGGAGCCTGCGGCAGGGGCACATCGGCCTCCAGAACCACGGTGACGGCGACGACGTGTCCTTCCGCAACATCCGCGTCAAGCGCGCGGGCGGCCAGGATCCCGGGCCTCGCTCGGGTGAGGTGAAGGGCGTCAACGGCAAGTGCCTGGACATCGACAACGCCCAGACCGCCGACGGCACCAAGGTCCAGATCTGGACCTGCAACAGCTCCGCCGCCCAGAAGTGGACGCTCCCGGGTGACGGCACGCTGAGGGCGCTGGGCAAGTGCCTGGACGTGAGCGGCGGAGGCAACGCCGACGGTACGAAGATCCAGCTGTGGACGTGCAACGGTTCCGGCGCCCAGGCCTGGACGCCCCAGACCGACGGCACGGTACGCAACCCGCAGTCCGGCAAATGCATGGACGCCTCGGGCGGTACCTGGAACGACGGAACCGCCGTCCATCTGTGGACCTGCCACACCAACGCCAACCAGAAATGGACCCTGCCCTGA
- a CDS encoding RICIN domain-containing protein, with the protein MRRVYAVLLALCLALAGALVTAGPAQAAAQTVTTGTQFTATDGSPVHAHGGGVVKVGSYYYWFGENRNSDNTFRYVDAYRSTDLKNWEFRNHVLTQSSSSELATANIERPKVMYNASTGKFVMWMHKENGVDYGEARAAVAVSDTVDGDYTWQGSFRPLGTHMSRDITVFVDTDGAGYMVSAARENYDLQIYRLTADYTGIASLVADPWHGGHREAPALFKRNGVYFMLTSGATGWSANQQQYATATSIAGPWTAMTNVGDSTTYNSQTAYVLPVQGSSGTSYLYMGDRWGNSFGGTVNDSRYVWLPLTFPSSTTMSMSWSPEVTVDTATGTVTGTSATYNSLIARHSSKCADVTSQSLWAGAQIKQYTCNGGTNQKYWFRPVGSGYYQLAVRGSSLCVQENASTVTQENCNASATTQQWSLTTTGSYVNVLSRASGECLDVNGESTADSTALITYTCNGATNQQWTRGT; encoded by the coding sequence ATGAGACGCGTGTACGCGGTACTTCTCGCCCTCTGCCTGGCCCTGGCCGGCGCACTCGTGACCGCGGGACCGGCCCAGGCCGCCGCCCAGACCGTCACCACCGGCACGCAGTTCACCGCCACCGACGGCAGCCCGGTGCACGCCCACGGCGGCGGGGTCGTCAAGGTCGGCTCGTACTACTACTGGTTCGGTGAGAACCGGAACTCCGACAACACCTTCCGGTACGTGGACGCCTACCGCTCCACGGACCTGAAGAACTGGGAGTTCCGCAACCACGTCCTGACCCAGTCGAGCAGTTCGGAACTGGCGACCGCGAACATCGAGCGGCCCAAGGTCATGTACAACGCGTCCACCGGCAAGTTCGTGATGTGGATGCACAAGGAGAACGGCGTCGACTACGGCGAGGCCCGCGCGGCGGTCGCCGTGTCGGACACGGTCGACGGCGACTACACCTGGCAGGGCAGCTTCCGGCCGCTCGGCACCCACATGTCCCGGGACATCACGGTGTTCGTCGACACGGACGGCGCGGGATACATGGTCTCGGCCGCCCGCGAGAACTACGACCTGCAGATCTACCGGCTGACCGCCGACTACACCGGTATCGCGAGTCTCGTCGCGGACCCCTGGCACGGCGGCCACCGCGAGGCACCCGCGCTCTTCAAGCGCAACGGCGTCTACTTCATGCTGACTTCGGGCGCCACGGGCTGGAGCGCCAACCAGCAGCAGTACGCCACGGCGACCTCGATCGCGGGCCCCTGGACGGCGATGACGAACGTCGGCGACTCCACGACGTACAACTCGCAGACCGCGTACGTCCTGCCCGTGCAGGGGAGTTCGGGCACCTCCTACCTCTACATGGGCGACCGCTGGGGCAACTCCTTCGGCGGTACGGTCAACGACTCCCGCTACGTCTGGCTGCCGCTGACCTTCCCCAGCTCGACCACGATGTCCATGTCCTGGTCGCCGGAGGTCACCGTCGACACGGCCACCGGGACCGTCACCGGGACCAGTGCCACGTACAACTCGCTGATCGCCCGGCACTCCTCCAAGTGCGCCGACGTCACCAGCCAGTCGCTGTGGGCGGGCGCCCAGATCAAGCAGTACACCTGCAACGGCGGCACCAACCAGAAGTACTGGTTCAGGCCGGTCGGCAGCGGTTACTACCAGCTGGCCGTGCGGGGCAGCTCGCTGTGCGTGCAGGAGAACGCGAGCACCGTCACGCAGGAGAACTGCAACGCGTCGGCGACCACCCAGCAGTGGTCGCTCACCACCACCGGCTCCTACGTGAACGTCCTGTCCCGCGCGAGCGGCGAGTGCCTGGACGTGAACGGCGAGTCCACCGCGGACTCCACCGCGCTCATCACGTACACCTGCAACGGGGCCACCAACCAGCAGTGGACGAGGGGGACTTGA
- a CDS encoding PQQ-dependent sugar dehydrogenase — translation MRTKPLGHRRVRHLLTAVACAVGCLLPISPAAADTADPGGGPKAAAVEFQQVTLAKGVAETGEPMTLAVLPDRSVLHTSRDGTLRLTNAAGTTSVAGKLNVYSHDEEGLQGVAVDPGFASNRQIFLYYAPPLSTPAGDAPADGTTADFTPFDGVNRLSRFVLKTDGTLDLASEKKILDVPASRGLCCHVGGDIDFDAAGNLYLSTGDDTNPFASDSYTPIDERASRNPAFDAQRSAGNTNDLRGKLLRIKVNADGSYSIPSGNLFPSGTAKTRPEIYAMGFRNPFRMSVDKATGIVYLGDYGPDAGTASPTRGPGGQVEFNRITKAGNFGWPYCTGKNDAYIDYNFATGASGSAFNCSAPTNNSPNNTGLTGLPPVQPAWIPYDGASVPEFGNGSESPMGGPVYRYDAASTSEVKFPQEYDGDFFAGEFGRRWIKRVEAGTDGTVQSINSFPWTGTQVMDMAFGPDGALYVLDYGTGYFNGDANSALYRIDHVTGGLAPTAQAKADVTSGKAPLAVAFSSAGSTDPDGDALGYSWNFGDGGTSTAANPSHTYTANGQYTATLKVTDSTGKSATASVQVTVGNTAPTVKLDLPLDGSIHDFGDAIPFKVTVTDPEDGTIDCSKVKVTFIVGHDSHGHPQTSATGCTGTLQTLADGEHDPNANIFGVLDAEYTDKGAGGQPALTAHDQHVVQPSHRQGEHYGDSAGVDVISHGPAHGGKTVGNIENGDWISFRPYALGNAAQFTARVSSAGAGGTIEVRAGSTTGTLLGTATVPVTGGWETFQDVTAALSNRPTGSTSLYLVFKGGSGALFDLDEFSFTTSGGAGRTGEVKGVNGKCLDIDNAQTTDGTKVQIWTCNGSAAQKWTVGGDGTLKALGKCLDISGGATADGTKVQLWTCNGSGAQTWAAQTDGTVRNPQSGKCLDASGGTWNDGTAVHLWTCHTQANQKWTLP, via the coding sequence GTGCGCACGAAACCGCTCGGACACAGACGTGTCCGTCATCTGCTGACCGCCGTGGCCTGTGCCGTCGGCTGTCTGCTGCCCATCTCCCCGGCCGCCGCGGACACCGCGGATCCGGGCGGCGGACCCAAGGCTGCCGCCGTCGAGTTCCAGCAGGTCACGCTCGCCAAGGGCGTGGCCGAGACGGGCGAGCCGATGACCCTGGCGGTGCTGCCGGACCGCTCGGTCCTGCACACCTCCCGGGACGGCACGCTCCGGCTGACCAACGCCGCCGGGACCACCTCCGTCGCGGGCAAGCTGAACGTCTACAGCCATGACGAGGAGGGTCTGCAGGGCGTCGCCGTGGACCCCGGCTTCGCCTCCAACCGGCAGATCTTCCTGTACTACGCGCCCCCGCTCAGCACGCCGGCCGGTGACGCCCCGGCCGACGGCACGACCGCCGACTTCACCCCCTTCGACGGGGTCAACCGGCTGTCCCGGTTCGTCCTGAAGACCGACGGCACCCTGGACCTCGCCAGCGAGAAGAAGATCCTCGACGTGCCGGCCTCCCGCGGTCTGTGCTGCCACGTCGGCGGCGACATCGACTTCGACGCGGCCGGGAACCTGTACCTGTCCACCGGCGACGACACCAACCCGTTCGCCTCGGACAGCTACACCCCGATCGACGAGCGCGCCTCCCGCAATCCCGCCTTCGACGCCCAGCGTTCCGCGGGCAACACCAACGACCTGCGCGGCAAGCTCCTGCGGATCAAGGTCAACGCGGACGGGTCGTACTCCATACCGAGCGGCAACCTCTTCCCCTCCGGGACCGCGAAGACCCGCCCCGAGATCTACGCGATGGGCTTCCGCAACCCCTTCCGGATGAGCGTCGACAAGGCCACCGGCATCGTCTACCTCGGTGACTACGGCCCCGACGCCGGCACCGCCAGCCCCACGCGCGGGCCCGGTGGACAGGTGGAGTTCAACCGGATCACCAAGGCCGGCAACTTCGGCTGGCCGTACTGCACCGGTAAGAACGACGCCTACATCGACTACAACTTCGCCACCGGCGCCTCCGGGTCCGCCTTCAACTGCTCGGCGCCCACCAACAACTCGCCGAACAACACCGGCCTCACCGGCCTGCCGCCGGTCCAGCCCGCCTGGATCCCGTACGACGGCGCGTCCGTCCCGGAGTTCGGCAACGGCTCGGAGTCCCCGATGGGCGGCCCGGTCTACCGCTACGACGCCGCCTCCACCTCGGAGGTGAAGTTCCCGCAGGAGTACGACGGCGACTTCTTCGCCGGGGAGTTCGGCCGCCGCTGGATCAAGCGCGTCGAGGCCGGCACCGACGGCACGGTGCAGTCCATCAACTCCTTCCCCTGGACCGGTACCCAGGTGATGGACATGGCCTTCGGCCCCGACGGCGCCCTGTACGTCCTCGACTACGGCACCGGCTACTTCAACGGCGACGCGAACTCCGCGCTGTACCGCATCGACCACGTCACGGGCGGGCTCGCCCCGACCGCGCAGGCGAAGGCCGACGTCACCTCGGGCAAGGCGCCGCTGGCCGTCGCGTTCTCCTCGGCCGGCAGCACCGATCCGGACGGCGACGCCCTCGGCTACTCCTGGAACTTCGGCGACGGCGGCACGTCCACCGCGGCCAACCCCTCGCACACCTACACGGCCAACGGCCAGTACACCGCCACGCTGAAGGTGACGGACAGCACCGGCAAGTCCGCGACGGCCTCCGTGCAGGTCACGGTGGGGAACACCGCGCCCACGGTGAAGCTGGACCTGCCGCTGGACGGCAGCATCCACGACTTCGGCGACGCCATCCCGTTCAAGGTGACGGTGACCGACCCCGAGGACGGCACGATCGACTGCTCGAAGGTGAAGGTCACCTTCATCGTCGGACACGACAGCCACGGCCATCCGCAGACCTCGGCCACCGGGTGCACCGGCACGCTGCAGACCCTGGCGGACGGTGAGCACGATCCCAACGCCAACATCTTCGGCGTGCTCGACGCCGAGTACACCGACAAGGGCGCCGGCGGCCAGCCCGCGCTGACCGCGCACGACCAGCACGTCGTCCAGCCCAGCCATCGGCAGGGCGAGCACTACGGCGACTCCGCAGGCGTCGACGTCATCTCCCACGGCCCCGCGCACGGCGGGAAGACCGTCGGCAACATCGAGAACGGCGACTGGATCTCCTTCAGGCCGTACGCCCTAGGCAACGCGGCCCAGTTCACCGCACGGGTCTCCTCGGCGGGCGCGGGCGGCACCATCGAGGTCCGCGCCGGTTCCACGACCGGCACCCTGCTCGGCACGGCGACCGTGCCGGTGACCGGCGGCTGGGAGACCTTCCAGGACGTGACGGCCGCCCTGAGCAACCGGCCGACCGGCTCCACCTCCCTCTACCTCGTCTTCAAGGGCGGCAGCGGCGCGCTCTTCGACCTGGACGAGTTCTCCTTCACCACCTCCGGCGGCGCCGGCCGCACGGGTGAGGTGAAGGGCGTCAACGGCAAGTGCCTGGACATCGACAACGCCCAGACCACCGACGGCACCAAGGTGCAGATCTGGACCTGCAACGGATCCGCCGCCCAGAAGTGGACCGTCGGAGGTGACGGCACGCTGAAGGCACTGGGCAAGTGCCTGGACATCTCCGGCGGAGCGACCGCCGACGGTACGAAGGTCCAGCTGTGGACCTGCAACGGCTCGGGCGCCCAGACCTGGGCCGCCCAGACCGACGGCACCGTCCGCAACCCGCAGTCCGGCAAATGCCTCGACGCGTCCGGCGGCACCTGGAACGACGGAACCGCCGTCCATCTGTGGACCTGCCACACCCAAGCCAACCAGAAATGGACCCTGCCGTAG
- a CDS encoding lanthionine synthetase LanC family protein: protein MITSAPDDAESLAVGALQWLLKTARETGRGVAWPARPADEQVAPHLYSGTSGVLPALLDGWRYFADDRYADAAVRGARSVADAVDDREASGLYMGVAGMAVALRGVHRVLGDTEAGAAADHALDVLRSRFDGTGWNDHYELLVGNAGIALAALECGDPELAQRAVDRYTRTAEPTTAGVQWEIRAGAVPRLHHISHGTLGIVHALAAVGRATDRPDLVDLALAGAADVVSRDEAGPDGFLVPHSDPQQEHEKIERHSYGWCHGPAGDAQVFRLLSHVLPDDPAWPALVERCWRTVVDSGVPRRIRPGFWDNNGRCCGTAGVLALACDRQVERGDGGDFAGVLVADLAARATADGDGVRWSNFEHRETPGDLAPATGWAMGNAGIVRELLRHARITANRDPAYAVPFPDHPPAG, encoded by the coding sequence ATGATCACCAGTGCGCCGGACGACGCGGAGTCGCTTGCCGTCGGAGCTCTTCAGTGGCTGCTGAAGACCGCCCGGGAGACCGGCCGGGGTGTGGCCTGGCCGGCCCGCCCCGCCGACGAGCAAGTCGCTCCGCATCTCTACAGCGGGACTTCGGGAGTGCTGCCGGCGCTCCTCGACGGATGGCGGTACTTCGCCGACGACCGCTACGCGGACGCGGCCGTGCGTGGTGCCCGCAGCGTCGCCGACGCGGTCGACGACCGGGAGGCCAGCGGCCTGTACATGGGGGTGGCCGGGATGGCCGTCGCGCTGCGGGGGGTGCACCGCGTGCTCGGTGACACCGAGGCGGGGGCAGCGGCGGACCATGCTCTGGACGTCCTGCGGTCCCGCTTCGACGGCACGGGGTGGAACGACCACTACGAACTCCTCGTCGGCAACGCGGGCATCGCGCTCGCCGCGCTGGAATGCGGTGATCCCGAGCTGGCCCAGCGGGCCGTCGACCGCTACACGCGCACCGCCGAACCCACCACCGCCGGCGTTCAGTGGGAGATCCGGGCCGGCGCCGTCCCGCGCCTGCACCACATCTCGCACGGCACCCTCGGCATCGTCCACGCGCTCGCCGCCGTGGGCCGGGCCACCGACCGCCCCGACCTCGTGGACCTCGCCCTGGCCGGAGCCGCCGATGTCGTCTCCCGCGACGAGGCGGGCCCGGACGGCTTCCTCGTACCGCACTCCGACCCGCAGCAGGAACACGAGAAGATCGAGCGCCACAGTTACGGCTGGTGCCACGGCCCCGCCGGCGACGCCCAGGTGTTCCGCCTGCTGAGCCACGTCCTGCCCGACGATCCCGCCTGGCCCGCCCTCGTCGAACGCTGTTGGCGCACTGTCGTCGACTCCGGCGTCCCGCGGCGGATCCGACCCGGCTTCTGGGACAACAACGGCCGCTGCTGCGGCACCGCAGGCGTCCTCGCCCTCGCCTGCGACCGCCAGGTCGAACGCGGCGACGGCGGCGACTTCGCCGGCGTGCTCGTCGCCGACCTCGCGGCCCGCGCGACGGCCGACGGCGACGGCGTCCGCTGGTCCAACTTCGAACACCGCGAGACGCCCGGCGACCTCGCCCCCGCCACCGGCTGGGCCATGGGAAACGCGGGCATCGTCCGGGAACTCCTTCGCCACGCCCGCATCACCGCGAACCGCGACCCGGCGTATGCCGTCCCCTTCCCGGACCACCCGCCCGCCGGCTGA
- a CDS encoding aminoglycoside phosphotransferase has translation MREAAPHSPQLADEVREVFRLPLERVGFETLTHNPKNGVTGGVWRVTAAERSAVLKVLTGSGNTTGTWAASQDPRHWNFWRREAHVYEEGLAGAWRPWGITAPRLLASVERPDGDVALWLEDVRHGEPATTWQPDRHALHAERLGAAHGRALADGLLLDRPWLSRHFLRDYTSGQTVGRELLDDDAAWQQPLVRDHFPAGLREQMVRLRHEREWFLRTVESLPRVFSHLDQWPANLVSYRGESVLLDWAFAGDGAVGEDIGNYIPDTFFDLFLPAALLPELASAVYESYVRGLRASGWRGDERLVRLGVCASAVKYDWLTALMLSRAADERQLDYGGTRTVDAEHRYRERGTVLAFLGERAEEARRIAADLGLDR, from the coding sequence ATGCGTGAGGCCGCCCCGCACTCCCCGCAGCTCGCCGACGAGGTTCGCGAGGTGTTCCGGCTGCCGCTGGAGAGGGTCGGATTCGAGACACTCACGCACAACCCGAAGAACGGCGTCACCGGCGGCGTCTGGCGCGTCACCGCCGCAGAGCGGTCCGCCGTCCTGAAGGTGCTGACCGGCTCCGGGAACACCACCGGCACCTGGGCCGCCTCACAGGACCCGCGCCACTGGAACTTCTGGCGCCGCGAGGCCCATGTGTACGAGGAGGGGCTCGCCGGGGCCTGGCGGCCCTGGGGCATCACCGCGCCCCGGCTGTTGGCGTCGGTCGAACGGCCGGACGGCGACGTGGCGTTGTGGCTGGAGGACGTTCGCCACGGCGAACCGGCCACCACCTGGCAGCCGGACCGGCACGCCCTGCACGCCGAACGGCTCGGAGCGGCCCACGGCAGAGCCCTGGCGGACGGCTTGCTCCTGGACCGCCCCTGGCTCAGCCGCCACTTCCTCCGGGACTACACCTCCGGACAGACCGTGGGCCGGGAGCTGCTCGACGACGACGCCGCGTGGCAACAGCCCCTCGTGCGCGACCACTTCCCCGCCGGGCTGCGCGAGCAGATGGTGCGGCTGCGTCACGAACGCGAATGGTTCCTGCGGACCGTGGAGTCGCTGCCCCGGGTCTTCAGCCACCTCGACCAGTGGCCCGCCAACCTCGTCTCGTACCGCGGCGAAAGTGTCCTGCTGGACTGGGCGTTCGCCGGTGACGGCGCTGTCGGTGAGGACATCGGCAACTACATCCCCGACACCTTCTTCGACCTGTTCCTGCCCGCGGCCCTACTGCCCGAGCTGGCGAGCGCCGTGTACGAGAGCTATGTACGCGGTCTGCGCGCGAGCGGCTGGCGGGGCGACGAACGCCTGGTCAGGCTCGGGGTGTGCGCGTCCGCCGTCAAGTACGACTGGCTCACCGCCCTGATGCTGTCCCGAGCGGCCGACGAACGGCAGCTCGACTACGGCGGCACCCGCACGGTCGATGCCGAACACCGCTACCGGGAACGCGGCACGGTGCTGGCCTTCCTGGGCGAGCGGGCGGAGGAGGCCCGCCGCATCGCGGCGGACCTGGGGCTCGACCGCTGA